A stretch of the Phycodurus eques isolate BA_2022a chromosome 15, UOR_Pequ_1.1, whole genome shotgun sequence genome encodes the following:
- the trim32 gene encoding E3 ubiquitin-protein ligase TRIM32 produces the protein MATASLPLDPDLMREILECPICLETFNEDQIRPKLLQCGHTVCRHCLERLLANTINGVRCPFCSKVSRMSSISQLADNLTVLKILDCATSCGAAAAALMCGSCCSRLPRQYCHDCTVVLCELCKGEGHLLLGHTVQPVQMAAQQRRKELGGKLSALRDIMGEIQKKKTAIENITKSLRAKYRAVQQDYTTAELQLQEELSRSRKAFTTSMAEVQKLNGQVLEEQTYLLNIAEVKVVSCCDYLTMRVRQSDISLLKDDGGGCDDEELNLRSSLPTVFQLHEPELIRTEHSKPAEVGHLATSTYTVNTDNSECALAVALEGDVEGLDGAFGGAMGRPVDVCRDVDMVAAVDDRISSSPVTFKSKSMDAAGESQGGACAALQACQFVKKMGCKGALPGSFNIPVSICVTQQGEVLVADRGNYRIQIFNRKGFQREIRRNASSIDNFVLSFLGADLPNLMPLSIAVTPQGLIGVTDNYDNSVKVYTMDGQCVACHKNQLIKPWGITAMPSGQFVVSDVEGGKLWCLAVDRNVGVVSYSRLCSAVRPKFVTCDAAGTVYFTQGLALNFEKRHNEPHLEGGFSIGSVGTDGQLGKQLSHFFSESEDFCCITGMCVDANGDLLVTDSGRKEILQFPKEGGFKILIQEGLNCPVGVATTPKGQLLVLDCWDHCVKVYTYIQRRHSSTS, from the coding sequence ATGGCAACAGCATCTCTCCCACTCGATCCAGATTTAATGAGGGAGATCCTTGAATGTCCCATCTGCCTGGAGACCTTCAACGAGGACCAAATTAGACCCAAACTCCTCCAATGTGGTCACACTGTGTGCCGCCATTGCCTGGAGAGGCTGTTGGCCAATACCATCAACGGTGTGCGCTGCCCCTTCTGCAGCAAGGTCTCGCGCATGAGCAGCATCTCGCAGTTGGCCGACAATCTCACTGTGCTCAAAATCCTCGACTGCGCCACTTCCTGCGGCGCAGCCGCCGCTGCCCTCATGTGCGGGTCCTGCTGCAGCCGCCTGCCGCGACAGTACTGCCACGACTGCACCGTCGTCCTTTGTGAACTCTGTAAAGGTGAAGGCCATCTACTCCTCGGTCATACCGTCCAGCCCGTGCAGATGGCTGCCCAGCAACGTCGGAAAGAACTCGGTGGAAAACTGTCCGCCCTACGTGATATCATGGGTGAAATCCAGAAGAAAAAGACAGCCATTGAAAACATTACCAAATCGTTAAGAGCGAAGTACAGAGCGGTGCAGCAGGATTACACTACGGCCGAGCTGCAGCTTCAAGAAGAGCTGAGCCGCTCGCGGAAGGCATTCACAACATCTATGGCAGAGGTACAGAAGCTCAATGGGCAGGTTCTCGAGGAGCAGACGTACCTCCTCAACATTGCGGAGGTAAAGGTGGTCTCGTGCTGCGATTATCTGACCATGCGAGTGAGGCAGAGTGACATCAGCCTGCTAAAGGATGATGGAGGCGGGTGTGATGACGAGGAGCTCAACCTGAGGAGCAGCTTGCCCaccgtgtttcagctgcacgagcCGGAGTTGATCCGGACGGAACACTCCAAACCAGCAGAAGTGGGACATTTGGCCACAAGCACGTACACGGTCAATACAGACAATTCGGAATGTGCTTTGGCCGTTGCTCTCGAGGGCGACGTTGAAGGTCTAGATGGGGCTTTCGGCGGTGCAATGGGGCGACCGGTGGATGTTTGCCGAGATGTTGACATGGTCGCAGCGGTAGATGACAGGATAAGTAGCTCACCTGTCACCTTTAAGTCAAAGTCCATGGACGCAGCGGGGGAATCACAGGGAGGTGCATGTGCAGCCCTCCAAGCCTGCCAATTTGTGAAGAAGATGGGCTGCAAGGGAGCGCTTCCTGGCTCTTTCAATATACCAGTTAGTATCTGCGTAACCCAGCAAGGTGAGGTGCTCGTGGCTGACCGTGGCAACTACCGCATCCAAATCTTCAACCGCAAAGGATTCCAGCGCGAAATCCGCCGAAACGCTAGCAGCATAGACAACTTTGTCCTGAGCTTCCTTGGCGCCGACCTCCCGAACCTCATGCCCTTGTCCATCGCTGTCACGCCTCAGGGCCTGATCGGAGTCACTGACAACTACGACAACTCGGTCAAAGTGTACACTATGGACGGGCAATGTGTGGCTTGCCACAAGAACCAGCTCATCAAGCCCTGGGGCATTACTGCAATGCCCTCTGGCCAATTCGTGGTGTCGGATGTGGAGGGCGGCAAGCTGTGGTGTCTCGCCGTCGACCGCAACGTCGGCGTGGTGAGCTACAGCCGGCTGTGCTCAGCGGTGCGGCCCAAGTTTGTGACGTGCGACGCCGCAGGAACAGTCTACTTCACCCAAGGTCTGGCACTCAACTTCGAGAAACGCCACAACGAGCCCCACCTGGAGGGGGGCTTCTCAATTGGCTCGGTGGGCACCGACGGACAGCTCGGCAAGCAGCTCAGCCATTTCTTCTCTGAGTCAGAGGACTTCTGCTGCATCACCGGCATGTGTGTTGACGCCAACGGGGATCTGCTGGTGACGGACAGTGGCAGGAAGGAAATCCTGCAGTTTCCCAAAGAAGGGGGGTTTAAAATTCTTATCCAGGAGGGACTGAACTGCCCTGTGGGAGTGGCCACCACACCCAAAGGGCAGCTGTTGGTGCTGGACTGCTGGGACCACTGTGTTAAAGTCTACACATACATTCAAAGAAGGCACTCATCCACCTCTTAG